In Oncorhynchus clarkii lewisi isolate Uvic-CL-2024 chromosome 16, UVic_Ocla_1.0, whole genome shotgun sequence, one genomic interval encodes:
- the LOC139368662 gene encoding transmembrane protein 82, whose protein sequence is MLSLITSFLPSLPGWLTLDATPLDSLLQGLIGACGISVLCNLLRVHVFLEAESSSNKSSSKETSMQKKSRHQASATFGLSGTLQFLFLSVMLAIVGSRVASLVVLEFSLRAVSAWVTAGPESSRFLQQLLVQCQFSLGCALSCSLHFLHEGAPQRWLCLLLAAGLSWFLASQTGRLRLHVTALYKLHSSQRYCGVCIALLTSGCSLLPHLTRALMLSFAVAAISAISIINKHFLSATEALRFWTPLTICYTLLVVYMQEEQHRQPSGQAVINTVVVRLGGLMVLMLTVGRWADVLHILLCFLGEAGCLIPSRDLLDATTQDMEEVPRHSQGSENRRRHLTPGKDHQS, encoded by the exons ATGTTATCTTTAATTACATCGTTTCTTCCGAGTTTACCTGGATGGCTGACGCTCGATGCAACCCCCCTGGACAGTCTACTCCAAG GACTTATCGGCGCATGTGGGATCTCTGTTCTCTGTAACCTGTTGAGAGTACACGTATTCTTAGAGGCTGAAAG TTCAAGCAACAAAAGCAGCAGTAAAGAGACATCTATGCAGAAGAAATCAAGGCATCAAGCCAGTGCTACATTTGGGCTGAGTGGAACTCTCCAGTTCTTGTTCCTGTCAGTGATGCTGGCTATAGTGGGCTCTCGGGTTGCCTCCCTGGTGGTTCTAGAGTTCTCCCTCAGAGCAGTGTCAGCTTGGGTCACAGCTGGACCA GAGTCCAGTAGGTTCCTACAGCAGCTGCTGGTCCAGTGCCAGTTCTCCCTGGGTTGTGCCCTCAGCTGCAGTCTCCATTTCCTCCACGAGGGGGCGCCGCAGCGCTGGCTCTGCCTCCTCCTAGCTGCAGGACTGAGCTGGTTCCTGGCCAGCCAGACTGGGCGCCTACGGCTCCATGTCACTGCACTGTACAAACTACACAGTTCCCAGCGCTACTGTGGAGTGTGCATTGCACTGCTCACATCAGGTTGCTCTTTGTTACCACACCTGACCAGGGCCCTTATGCTCAGCTTTGCAGTGGCTGCCATTTCCGCCATATCTATAATAAACAAACACTTCCTCTCAGCTACAGAAGCCCTCAGGTTCTGGACTCCACTGACAATCTGCTACACACTGCTGGTGGTGTATATGCAGG AGGAGCAACATCGCCAGCCAAGTGGCCAAGCTGTTATAAACACAGTGGTGGTGCGTCTGGGGGGGCTCATGGTCCTGATGCTGACTGTCGGCCGCTGGGCAGATGTGCTCCATATCCTTCTATGCTTCCTGGGTGAGGCTGGCTGTCTGATACCCTCCAGAGACCTGTTGGATGCTACAACACAG gaTATGGAGGAAGTTCCCAGACATTCCCAGGGTAGTGAGAACCGTAGGAGACACCTGACACCTGGCAAAGACCACCAGAGTTAA